The Cuculus canorus isolate bCucCan1 chromosome 16, bCucCan1.pri, whole genome shotgun sequence genome includes a region encoding these proteins:
- the CEBPB gene encoding CCAAT/enhancer-binding protein beta — protein sequence MQRLVAWDAACLPLQPPAFKSMEVANFYYEADCLAALNKLHPRAAGGRSMTELTVGDHERAIDFSPYLDPLASQPPAQPPPPAAAAGGNFEPPCSSGGGQDFLSDLFAEDYKGSGGSKKPDYTYISLARHSHPCGSQSHKPGALPGCFPPQIVETKVEPVFETLDSCKGPRKEEGGAGPGPGGMSSPYGSTVRSYLGYQSVPSGSSGNLSTSSSSSPPGTPNPSESSKSAAAAGGGYSAPPAGKNKPKKCVDKHSDEYKLRRERNNIAVRKSRDKAKMRNLETQHKVLELTAENERLQKKVEQLSRELSTLRNLFKQLPEPLLASSPRC from the coding sequence ATGCAACGCCTGGTGGCCTGGGACGCAGCATGCCTCCCCCTCCAGCCGCCCGCCTTTAAATCCATGGAAGTGGCCAATTTCTATTACGAGGCGGACTGTCTGGCTGCTCTCAACAAGCTGCACCCGCGGGCGGCCGGCGGCCGCTCCATGACCGAGCTCACCGTAGGGGACCACGAGCGAGCCATCGACTTCAGCCCCTACCTGGACCCCTTAGCATCGCAGCCGCCGGCGCAGCCGCCGCCtcccgcagcagcagcagggggcAACTTTGAGCCTCCCTGCAGCAGCGGCGGCGGCCAAGATTTCCTTTCCGATCTCTTCGCCGAGGACTATAAAGGCAGCGGCGGGAGCAAGAAGCCCGATTACACCTACATCAGCCTCGCCCGGCACAGCCACCCCTGCGGCAGCCAGAGCCACAAGCCGGGAGCGCTGCCGGGCTGCTTCCCGCCCCAGATCGTGGAAACCAAAGTGGAGCCGGTCTTCGAGACCCTGGACTCTTGCAAAGGGCCCCGTAAGGAAGAAGGGGGGGCCGGGCCGGGACCGGGGGGCATGTCCTCCCCCTACGGCAGCACCGTGCGCTCCTACCTGGGCTACCAGTCGGTGCCGAGCGGCAGCAGCGGGAACCTCTCCACCTCGTCCTCGTCCAgcccccccggcaccccaaacccctccgaGTCCTCCAAgtccgccgccgccgccggagGAGGCTACTCCGCCCCCCCCGCGGGCAAGAACAAGCCCAAGAAGTGCGTGGACAAGCACAGCGACGAGTACAAGCTCCGCCGGGAGAGGAACAACATCGCGGTCCGCAAGAGCCGCGACAAAGCGAAAATGCGCAACCTGGAGACGCAGCACAAAGTGTTGGAACTGACCGCCGAGAACGAGCGGCTCCAGAAGAAGGTGGAGCAGCTCTCCCGGGAGCTGAGCACCCTCAGGAACTTGTTCAAACAGCTGCCCGAGCCCCTGCTCGCCTCCTCGCCCCGCTGCTGA